The following are from one region of the Nicotiana tabacum cultivar K326 chromosome 3, ASM71507v2, whole genome shotgun sequence genome:
- the LOC142179617 gene encoding uncharacterized protein LOC142179617, translating into MEGLSVSRNLYSGLKGKGYERLNGAGRRRKIRVEYLSGESSKYKRGRFWKINLRPRLKLKLKLKRFSPKKLLLNMRDAYVNMMLKIANSRIMSSGGLTGDYGVNGFGMRQFKEYDEKMIVEIYKSMVIAQGQLVNHDAAAAAATKFGTEIMCQR; encoded by the coding sequence atggagGGATTATCAGTATCAAGGAATTTATATAGTGGATTAAAGGGGAAAGGCTACGAGAGGCTAAACGGAGCGGGTCGGAGAAGGAAGATCCGGGTCGAATATTTATCCGGCGAAAGTTCTAAATATAAGAGAGGAAGGTTCTGGAAGATAAATCTGAGGCCAaggctgaaactgaaactgaaactgaaacgGTTTTCGCCGAAGAAATTGCTGTTAAACATGCGCGATGCGTACGTAAACATGATGTTAAAGATTGCTAATTCAAGGATTATGAGCAGCGGTGGATTAACAGGTGATTATGGAGTTAATGGATTTGGAATGAGGCAATTTAAAGAGTATGATGAGAAGATGATTGTGGAGATTTATAAATCTATGGTTATTGCACAGGGACAGTTGGTTAATCACgatgctgctgctgctgctgctacaaAATTTGGCACTGAGATTATGTGCCAACGGTAA